A DNA window from Nitratidesulfovibrio sp. contains the following coding sequences:
- a CDS encoding OmpA family protein — protein MKFSKILTLVAALMLVCAAPAFAAGQSTLVPKIASFDFFVDYSGSMMLKHEKVGKNKMELTKKLLSAINAKIPALGYEGGLHTFAPVSEIQPVGVWDKASYDKSIRKLNENEDTFARLTPMGPGFDKATYTKSMKRKAAMIMISDGESNVGGDPVAEAKLLLATNPGLCLHVISMADKPAGQATLDAIAKLNGCTVSANAVELLANEAALDKFVRDVFYEEKAAPAAAAVAPMDEVIVLRSIQFALNSAKLDATATSILVETAAILKSKKGSVEVAGHTCSLGTDEYNQKLSEARAKSVKDFLVKQGVESSRLITKGYGEAKPKYDNSTEDTRKLNRRVELSFIK, from the coding sequence ATGAAATTTTCGAAAATCCTGACTCTGGTCGCGGCGCTGATGCTTGTCTGCGCTGCCCCGGCCTTCGCCGCCGGTCAATCCACCCTTGTTCCCAAGATCGCCAGCTTCGACTTCTTCGTGGACTACTCCGGGTCCATGATGCTGAAGCATGAAAAGGTCGGCAAGAACAAGATGGAACTGACCAAGAAGCTGCTTTCAGCCATCAACGCCAAGATCCCGGCGCTGGGCTACGAAGGCGGCCTGCACACCTTCGCCCCGGTTTCCGAAATTCAGCCCGTGGGCGTGTGGGACAAGGCGTCCTATGACAAGTCCATCAGGAAGCTGAACGAAAACGAAGACACCTTCGCCCGCCTGACCCCCATGGGTCCCGGCTTCGACAAGGCCACCTACACCAAGTCCATGAAGCGCAAGGCCGCCATGATCATGATCAGCGACGGCGAATCGAACGTCGGCGGCGACCCCGTGGCCGAAGCCAAGCTGCTGCTGGCCACCAACCCCGGCCTGTGCCTGCACGTCATCTCCATGGCCGACAAGCCCGCTGGCCAGGCCACCCTTGACGCCATCGCCAAGCTGAACGGCTGCACCGTCTCCGCCAACGCCGTCGAGTTGCTGGCCAACGAAGCCGCCCTCGACAAGTTCGTGCGCGACGTGTTCTACGAAGAAAAGGCTGCTCCCGCCGCCGCTGCCGTCGCCCCCATGGACGAAGTGATCGTGCTGCGCAGCATCCAGTTCGCCTTGAACTCCGCCAAGCTGGACGCCACCGCCACCAGCATCCTGGTGGAAACCGCCGCCATCCTGAAGTCCAAGAAGGGCTCGGTTGAAGTTGCCGGTCATACGTGCAGCCTCGGCACCGACGAATACAACCAGAAGCTGTCCGAAGCCCGCGCCAAGTCGGTCAAGGACTTCCTGGTCAAGCAGGGCGTCGAGTCCTCGCGCCTGATCACCAAGGGCTACGGCGAAGCCAAGCCCAAGTACGACAACAGCACCGAAGACACCCGCAAGCTGAACCGCCGGGTCGAACTCTCCTTCATCAAGTAG
- a CDS encoding NAD(P)/FAD-dependent oxidoreductase — MTPSTRYDMIILGGGPGGSRAAFDAAARGLSVALVDRDGLGGTCLNRGCIPTKLLLGATAAQPLLETQKKLKGAEGHIAFDLPALQQRKDRYVKGTRQALEKRLKAAGIAVYAGEGRVTSGRQGDGDGELAVVSAQPDGTTQETRLGWGTLIVATGSTPASFPGLAADGAAVLDSTALLDVTEAPESLMVVGGGAIGLEMADFFSRLGTRITIVEGMGRLAPTEDPEVGDTLRKVYAREGWTIHTGRKVASLATVDGHAVLRFEDGEELTADKALLAVGRRPASAGIGLEALGATLRGPGWVQTDEWLRAAPHVYAIGDVNGRTLLAHAADHQARHAVRHACGDTEAPYDAGVMPACIYGHLEAMRVGPTAEELKNAGFSPRVSRSMLIANPIVQAYGTTQGFIKIVWVDGRIRGVTAVGHGVSHLVTLAAVLAGGSGTAPGWTAHDAGSVIFAHPTLDEALEAAMEAPQELA, encoded by the coding sequence ATGACGCCTAGCACCCGTTACGACATGATCATACTCGGAGGAGGGCCCGGCGGAAGCCGGGCCGCCTTCGATGCGGCGGCGCGCGGGCTTTCCGTGGCGCTGGTGGACCGCGACGGCCTGGGCGGCACCTGCCTGAACCGGGGGTGCATCCCCACCAAGCTGCTGCTGGGAGCCACCGCCGCCCAGCCGCTGCTGGAAACGCAAAAGAAGCTGAAGGGCGCCGAAGGGCACATCGCCTTCGACCTGCCCGCCTTGCAACAGCGCAAGGACCGCTACGTCAAGGGCACCCGCCAGGCGCTGGAAAAGCGCCTGAAGGCGGCGGGCATCGCCGTCTACGCGGGTGAAGGCCGGGTGACCAGCGGACGGCAGGGCGATGGTGACGGCGAACTGGCCGTTGTCTCGGCTCAGCCCGACGGCACCACGCAGGAAACCCGGCTTGGCTGGGGTACCCTGATCGTGGCCACCGGCTCCACCCCGGCCAGCTTTCCCGGCCTTGCCGCCGACGGCGCGGCGGTGCTCGATTCCACTGCGCTGCTCGACGTGACCGAGGCCCCGGAAAGCCTGATGGTGGTGGGCGGCGGGGCCATCGGCCTGGAAATGGCCGACTTCTTCTCGCGCCTTGGCACGCGCATCACCATCGTGGAAGGCATGGGCCGCCTGGCCCCCACCGAGGACCCGGAAGTGGGCGACACCCTGCGCAAGGTCTACGCGCGCGAAGGGTGGACCATCCATACCGGGCGCAAGGTGGCTTCGCTGGCCACGGTTGACGGTCACGCCGTGCTGCGCTTCGAGGACGGCGAGGAACTGACCGCCGACAAGGCCTTGCTGGCCGTGGGGCGCCGTCCCGCATCCGCCGGAATCGGGCTGGAGGCGCTGGGCGCAACCCTGCGCGGCCCCGGCTGGGTGCAGACCGACGAGTGGCTGCGTGCGGCGCCGCACGTGTACGCTATCGGCGATGTGAATGGCCGCACCCTGCTGGCACACGCGGCGGACCATCAGGCCCGCCACGCGGTGCGCCACGCCTGCGGCGACACGGAAGCGCCCTATGACGCAGGCGTGATGCCCGCGTGCATCTATGGCCATCTGGAAGCCATGCGGGTTGGCCCTACCGCGGAAGAATTGAAGAATGCGGGCTTTTCCCCCCGTGTTTCGCGCTCTATGCTCATTGCTAATCCCATTGTGCAGGCGTATGGAACGACGCAAGGTTTCATCAAGATCGTCTGGGTTGACGGGCGCATCCGGGGCGTGACCGCCGTGGGCCACGGCGTTTCGCACCTGGTGACGCTGGCGGCCGTGCTTGCGGGAGGGAGCGGCACGGCGCCTGGCTGGACCGCGCATGACGCGGGTTCTGTCATTTTCGCCCACCCGACGCTGGATGAAGCACTGGAAGCCGCCATGGAGGCTCCGCAAGAGCTCGCATGA
- the gcvPB gene encoding aminomethyl-transferring glycine dehydrogenase subunit GcvPB, whose product MKTAFAASVPGRTACLPAQPKKHAADMLPANLLRATPPALPELGELDVVRHFTRLSRLNFGVDSNFYPLGSCTMKYNPKFTEQVAALPGFTRLHPLMAQLKGAGQYAQGALEVMWETERLLCEITGMRAFTLHPMAGAHGELTGAMLIAAYHKDKGNRKTKVICPDSAHGTNPASAALAGYEVVNIESKDGMVDPDALEAALDDDVAALMMTCPNTLGLFENHLPRIVEKLRAVDALLYYDGANLNAILGKMRVGDVGFDVVHLNLHKTFATPHGGGGPGAGPVGVSERLVPYLPISRVEKLHDGRYYLNYDHPKSIGFMAPFYGNFGVLLKAYAYILRLGGEGLERVSEYAVLNANYLRKRLEKVLEIPHDRICMHEFVASACNHAECGIRALDVAKALLDKGYHAPTIYFPLIVKECMMFEPTETESRQTLDEFADDLIAILESAAQNPDALHAAPVTTPVRRLDETAAARNMVLTDDA is encoded by the coding sequence GTGAAGACCGCCTTCGCCGCATCCGTCCCAGGCCGCACCGCCTGTCTGCCCGCGCAGCCCAAGAAGCACGCGGCGGACATGCTGCCCGCAAACCTGCTGCGCGCCACCCCCCCCGCCCTGCCGGAACTCGGCGAGCTGGACGTGGTGCGCCACTTCACGCGGCTGTCGCGCCTGAACTTCGGGGTGGATTCCAATTTCTACCCCCTCGGCTCGTGCACCATGAAGTACAACCCCAAGTTCACCGAACAGGTGGCCGCCCTGCCCGGCTTTACCCGGCTGCACCCGCTGATGGCCCAGTTGAAGGGCGCGGGCCAGTACGCCCAGGGCGCACTTGAGGTGATGTGGGAAACGGAACGCCTGCTGTGCGAAATCACCGGCATGCGCGCGTTCACCCTGCACCCCATGGCGGGCGCGCACGGCGAGCTTACCGGCGCCATGCTCATCGCCGCCTACCACAAGGACAAGGGCAACCGTAAGACCAAGGTCATCTGCCCCGATTCCGCCCACGGCACCAACCCCGCATCCGCCGCGCTGGCCGGGTACGAGGTGGTGAACATCGAATCCAAGGACGGCATGGTCGACCCGGACGCGCTGGAAGCCGCCCTGGATGACGACGTGGCCGCCCTGATGATGACCTGCCCCAACACCCTGGGGCTGTTCGAAAACCACCTGCCGCGCATTGTCGAAAAGCTGCGCGCCGTGGACGCCCTGCTCTACTACGACGGCGCCAACCTCAACGCCATCCTCGGCAAGATGCGCGTGGGCGACGTGGGCTTCGACGTGGTGCACCTGAACCTGCACAAGACCTTCGCCACCCCGCACGGCGGCGGCGGCCCCGGTGCCGGTCCGGTGGGCGTCAGCGAACGACTGGTGCCGTACCTGCCCATCTCGCGGGTGGAAAAGCTGCACGACGGCCGCTACTACCTGAACTACGACCATCCGAAGTCCATCGGCTTCATGGCCCCGTTCTACGGCAACTTCGGCGTGCTGCTCAAAGCGTATGCCTACATCCTGCGCCTGGGCGGCGAAGGGCTGGAACGCGTGTCCGAATACGCGGTGCTCAACGCCAACTACCTGCGCAAACGGCTGGAAAAGGTGCTGGAAATCCCCCACGACCGCATCTGCATGCACGAGTTCGTGGCGTCCGCCTGCAACCACGCCGAGTGCGGCATCCGCGCGCTGGACGTGGCAAAGGCCCTGCTGGACAAGGGCTACCACGCCCCCACCATCTACTTCCCGCTCATCGTCAAGGAATGCATGATGTTCGAGCCCACGGAAACCGAGAGCAGGCAGACGCTCGACGAATTCGCGGACGACCTCATCGCCATTCTGGAATCGGCGGCGCAAAACCCCGACGCCCTGCACGCGGCCCCGGTGACCACGCCGGTGCGCAGGCTGGACGAGACGGCGGCGGCCCGCAACATGGTGCTGACGGATGACGCCTAG
- the gcvPA gene encoding aminomethyl-transferring glycine dehydrogenase subunit GcvPA → MPFIPHSPEEVREMLSVIGVQSIEDLFGDIPAEMRPRSFELPLGLSEMQVLAKMEEMAARNRTDVVSFLGGGFYNHHIPAAVDALVSRGEFYTAYTPYQPEASQGTLQAIFEYQTAVCRLLDMDCANASVYDGGSAIFEAMMMAVRATKRRKLVIDEAVSPIWRTMLASYTSNLSLDLVTVPQVDGTSDMAALKAAVDTGCAAVVVQNPNFFGVVEDFTDLFAHARSQKAASVISVYPVMQSVLKTPGEMGADIAVAEGQSLGQPLSFGGPYLGVMTCTKDMVRQMPGRIVGRTNDTEGRTGYVLTLQAREQHIRRAKATSNICSNQALCALRTLVHLCLLGPEGLTRTAELSMERARYAMERLTAIAGVRPLNTAPFGNEFAVRLPIPAFEAVDRLTARGYVPGFPVGRYYAGMDDVLLVACTEKNSFEQVGILAEMLGGIL, encoded by the coding sequence ATGCCGTTCATCCCGCACTCCCCAGAGGAGGTCCGGGAAATGCTCTCCGTCATCGGCGTGCAGAGCATCGAGGACCTTTTCGGCGATATTCCGGCAGAGATGCGCCCGCGCAGCTTCGAGCTGCCCCTGGGCCTCAGCGAAATGCAGGTGCTGGCCAAGATGGAAGAAATGGCCGCCCGCAACCGCACCGATGTAGTCAGCTTTCTGGGTGGCGGTTTCTACAACCACCACATCCCGGCCGCCGTCGATGCGCTGGTTTCGCGCGGTGAATTCTACACCGCCTACACCCCCTACCAGCCGGAAGCCTCGCAGGGCACCCTGCAGGCCATCTTCGAATACCAGACGGCGGTGTGCCGCCTGCTGGACATGGATTGCGCCAATGCCTCGGTGTACGATGGCGGTTCGGCCATCTTCGAAGCCATGATGATGGCCGTGCGCGCCACCAAGCGCCGCAAGCTGGTCATCGACGAGGCCGTCAGCCCCATCTGGCGCACCATGCTGGCCTCGTACACGTCCAACCTTTCGCTTGATCTCGTCACCGTGCCGCAGGTGGACGGCACGTCGGACATGGCCGCCCTGAAGGCCGCCGTGGATACCGGTTGCGCCGCCGTGGTGGTGCAGAACCCCAACTTCTTCGGGGTGGTGGAAGACTTCACCGACCTGTTCGCGCATGCCAGAAGCCAGAAGGCCGCGTCGGTCATTTCGGTGTACCCGGTCATGCAGTCGGTGCTGAAGACGCCCGGCGAAATGGGCGCGGACATCGCCGTGGCAGAAGGCCAGTCGCTGGGCCAGCCGCTGAGCTTCGGCGGGCCGTACCTTGGCGTCATGACCTGCACCAAGGACATGGTGCGCCAGATGCCGGGCCGCATCGTGGGCCGCACCAACGACACGGAAGGCCGCACCGGCTACGTGCTGACGTTGCAGGCGCGCGAACAGCACATCCGCCGCGCGAAAGCCACGTCCAACATCTGCTCCAACCAGGCCCTGTGCGCCCTGCGCACCCTGGTGCACCTGTGCCTGCTGGGACCGGAAGGCCTGACCCGCACGGCGGAACTTTCCATGGAACGCGCCCGCTACGCCATGGAACGGCTGACCGCCATCGCCGGGGTGCGCCCGCTGAACACCGCCCCCTTCGGCAACGAATTCGCCGTGCGGCTGCCCATTCCCGCCTTCGAGGCGGTGGACAGGCTTACCGCGCGCGGCTACGTGCCCGGCTTTCCCGTGGGGCGCTACTACGCAGGCATGGACGACGTGCTGCTGGTGGCCTGCACCGAAAAGAACAGCTTCGAACAGGTCGGCATTCTGGCCGAAATGCTGGGAGGTATCCTGTGA
- the gcvH gene encoding glycine cleavage system protein GcvH, with protein MSIPADLLYTDTHEWVRIEGDEAVIGITQFAQEQLGDLTFVDLPAVGDTLATGQEMGSVESVKAASELYSPLAGTVSAVNDALSGAPELVNQSPYTDGWMVRVKLSATPEGLLSAADYEAVVAREAH; from the coding sequence ATGTCCATTCCCGCCGACCTGCTCTACACCGATACCCACGAATGGGTGCGCATCGAAGGTGACGAGGCCGTCATCGGCATCACCCAGTTTGCCCAGGAACAGCTGGGCGACCTGACCTTCGTCGATCTGCCCGCCGTGGGCGACACCCTGGCCACCGGCCAGGAAATGGGTTCGGTGGAATCGGTGAAGGCCGCCAGCGAACTGTACTCGCCCCTTGCCGGCACCGTCAGCGCCGTCAACGACGCCCTGTCCGGCGCGCCGGAACTGGTGAACCAGTCGCCCTACACCGACGGCTGGATGGTACGCGTGAAGCTTTCCGCCACGCCCGAAGGCCTGCTCTCCGCCGCCGACTACGAAGCCGTCGTCGCGCGCGAAGCCCACTAG
- a CDS encoding response regulator codes for MKFLVVDDDFDSRRLVQKILHPYGYVDIATDGEEGVQAFSSALRDGEPYDVVTLDILMPNADGQQALREIREIEKEEGIAPEKAVKVIMISGLDDSQEVHDAFFLGDAVSFIVKPIRRQLLLDEIEKLGVHLEKTEK; via the coding sequence ATGAAATTCCTGGTCGTTGACGACGACTTCGACAGCCGCAGACTGGTCCAGAAAATCCTTCACCCCTACGGGTATGTCGACATCGCCACCGATGGTGAGGAAGGCGTGCAAGCCTTCAGTTCCGCCCTCAGGGACGGCGAACCCTACGACGTGGTCACCCTCGACATCCTCATGCCCAACGCAGACGGGCAGCAGGCCCTGCGCGAAATCCGCGAAATCGAGAAGGAAGAGGGCATTGCCCCCGAAAAGGCCGTGAAGGTCATCATGATTTCCGGCCTGGACGATTCGCAGGAAGTGCACGACGCCTTCTTTCTGGGCGATGCCGTCAGCTTCATCGTAAAGCCCATCCGCCGCCAGCTGCTGCTGGACGAAATCGAAAAGCTCGGCGTGCATCTGGAAAAGACCGAAAAGTAG
- the pgm gene encoding phosphoglucomutase (alpha-D-glucose-1,6-bisphosphate-dependent) — MATHPQAGQRPEPSQLVDIPALVAAYYTEHPDTAAPERRVSFGTSGHRGGALSGSFNEEHILAVTQAVCEYRAQAGITGPLFLGMDTHALSEPAHRTALEVLAANGVSTVIQQGGGYTPTPVISHAILTWNAGRAQGLGDGIVITPSHNPPEDGGFKYNPPHGGPADTDATRWIQRRANELLDSGTGGNRAVRRMHLRNALAAPCVSQRDFVRNYVADLASVVDMPAIKAAGLKLGADPLGGSSLAYWRPIAEAYGLDITVVNDAVDPTFRFMPLDKDGKIRMDCSSPWAMAGLINLRDRFDVAFGNDADADRHGIVTASGLMNPNHYLAVAVWYLFRHRPQWAPQCAVGKTVVTSSMVDRVAASLGRKVVEVPVGFKWFVQPLLEGSCGFGGEESAGASFLRRDGTVWTTDKDGLLLNLLAAEIMAVEGRDPAELYTRLTEQFGAPLYERLQSPAGAERRAVLANLSPDVLTATELAGAPITAMLTKAPGNGASIGGLKVITDDGWFAARPSGTEDMYKIYTESFKGPDHLKRIQQEAVDIVDRAFAAAGV; from the coding sequence ATGGCAACGCATCCGCAGGCCGGGCAGCGGCCCGAACCTTCGCAACTGGTGGACATTCCGGCGCTGGTCGCCGCCTACTATACCGAGCACCCGGATACCGCCGCGCCCGAGCGGCGCGTGTCCTTCGGCACCTCCGGCCACCGGGGCGGCGCGCTGTCCGGCAGCTTCAACGAGGAACACATCCTCGCCGTCACCCAGGCGGTGTGCGAATACCGCGCGCAGGCAGGCATAACCGGCCCGCTGTTCCTCGGCATGGACACCCACGCCCTGTCTGAACCCGCCCACCGCACCGCGCTGGAAGTGCTGGCCGCCAACGGCGTGTCCACGGTCATCCAGCAGGGCGGCGGCTACACCCCCACCCCGGTCATTTCGCACGCCATCCTCACCTGGAACGCGGGCCGCGCGCAGGGCCTTGGTGACGGCATCGTCATCACCCCCTCGCACAACCCCCCGGAAGACGGCGGCTTCAAGTACAACCCGCCCCACGGCGGCCCGGCGGATACAGACGCCACCAGGTGGATTCAGCGCCGCGCCAACGAACTGCTGGACAGCGGGACCGGGGGCAACCGCGCCGTGCGCCGCATGCACCTGCGCAATGCGCTGGCCGCCCCGTGCGTGAGCCAGCGCGACTTTGTGCGCAACTACGTGGCCGACCTTGCCTCCGTGGTGGACATGCCCGCCATCAAGGCCGCCGGGCTGAAGCTGGGGGCAGACCCGCTGGGCGGCTCGTCGCTGGCCTACTGGCGCCCCATTGCCGAAGCCTACGGCCTCGACATCACCGTGGTGAACGACGCGGTGGACCCCACCTTCCGGTTCATGCCGCTGGACAAGGACGGCAAGATCCGCATGGACTGCTCGTCCCCGTGGGCCATGGCCGGGCTGATCAATCTCCGCGACAGGTTCGACGTGGCCTTCGGCAACGACGCCGACGCAGACCGCCACGGCATCGTCACCGCATCGGGCCTCATGAACCCCAACCACTACCTGGCCGTGGCCGTGTGGTACCTGTTCCGCCACCGCCCGCAGTGGGCGCCGCAATGCGCCGTGGGCAAGACGGTGGTCACCAGTTCCATGGTGGACCGGGTGGCGGCATCGCTGGGCCGCAAGGTGGTGGAGGTGCCCGTGGGCTTCAAGTGGTTCGTGCAGCCGCTGCTGGAGGGCAGTTGCGGGTTCGGTGGGGAAGAAAGCGCCGGGGCGTCCTTTCTGCGGCGCGACGGCACGGTGTGGACCACCGACAAGGACGGCCTGCTGCTGAACCTGCTGGCGGCGGAAATCATGGCCGTGGAAGGCCGCGACCCGGCGGAACTGTACACCAGGCTCACCGAACAGTTCGGCGCGCCGCTGTACGAACGCCTGCAATCGCCCGCCGGGGCGGAGCGGCGGGCCGTGCTGGCCAACCTTTCGCCCGACGTGCTGACCGCCACCGAACTTGCGGGCGCGCCCATCACCGCAATGCTGACCAAGGCCCCCGGCAACGGGGCGTCGATCGGAGGCTTGAAAGTCATTACGGATGACGGCTGGTTTGCCGCGCGGCCCTCCGGCACCGAGGACATGTACAAGATCTACACCGAAAGCTTCAAGGGACCGGACCACCTGAAGCGCATCCAGCAAGAGGCCGTGGACATAGTGGACCGGGCCTTTGCGGCGGCCGGGGTATAG
- a CDS encoding glycosyltransferase, producing MRNNTMSKTIDILYITYNRIAYTRKTLPSMIENAGIDFNLTIFDNGSTDGTVEYINLMQKKYGATIRHIFFNHENIGIALPTNLFWKKSTADYVGKVDNDTLLPNDWLKTLVAAQEKSPRIGVIGGFHFNPGYFRDGDLENRVLDIDGVSMIPDAFIGGCCYIMPRHIQQAHGYMHVTPGKKTYGWTEYQISIYKSGYVNGYIWPLLYVEHFDDPLSQYNLTFSEHAKSSAVSLSDKGIRDHQDMLRWYARDALRVVRGDSLSLNNA from the coding sequence ATGAGGAACAACACCATGTCAAAAACGATAGACATTCTCTATATTACATACAATCGCATTGCGTACACCCGCAAGACGCTTCCCTCCATGATCGAGAATGCGGGTATCGATTTCAACCTGACAATTTTCGACAACGGCTCAACGGATGGCACGGTTGAGTATATCAACCTCATGCAGAAGAAATATGGCGCAACCATACGCCACATCTTCTTCAACCACGAAAACATAGGCATCGCCCTCCCCACCAATCTGTTCTGGAAGAAATCCACGGCGGATTACGTCGGCAAGGTGGACAACGACACCCTGCTTCCGAACGACTGGCTCAAGACCCTTGTGGCCGCCCAGGAAAAATCCCCCCGCATCGGGGTGATCGGCGGCTTCCATTTCAACCCCGGCTACTTCCGGGATGGCGATCTGGAAAACAGGGTCCTGGACATTGACGGTGTTTCAATGATCCCGGACGCATTCATTGGCGGCTGCTGCTACATCATGCCCCGGCACATCCAGCAGGCGCACGGATACATGCATGTGACCCCCGGCAAGAAGACATACGGATGGACTGAATACCAGATCAGCATCTACAAAAGCGGATATGTCAACGGCTACATATGGCCGCTGCTTTATGTCGAACATTTCGACGACCCCCTGAGCCAGTACAACCTGACGTTTTCAGAGCATGCAAAATCTTCTGCGGTATCGCTGTCGGACAAAGGCATAAGGGATCATCAGGACATGCTGCGCTGGTATGCCAGGGACGCCCTGCGTGTTGTCCGGGGCGACTCGTTGTCGTTGAACAACGCATAG
- a CDS encoding methyltransferase domain-containing protein gives MKYNIAILHAQGSEYWKCAEDITRPLASALTNMGHTVDVSTQMLSRRATNIIFGLQDIPDFPQDKIPEDSIIYNFEQITKGSKGLRPHYIEALQKFTVWEYSIRNLELLKRNFGISKIHHVPFGYTGQMSCINPDYPKDIDVLLYGYLNDRRKHIINELNKRGIKAVALEKVFGHERNFHIARSRILLNVHFYTPGILEVARIGFLLANGKTVVSERNPDTFVPAEYEGTCAFAPYDALIDTTLELLENTSACAQQGQIGHQIFARQRYEDILAKVTDAPQTGLTQPRLPRKINAGSGKDFREDCLNIDIDPKWRPDILLDLSTPFTPGTTYQTRRFGVQELPEGYFSTIETNDVLEHVPDVVATMTNFLNLLEPGGTLQISVPYDLSLGAWQDPTHVRAFNEMSFRYYTDWSWYIGWKDYRFEMVDLKYTLSNIGMALNAQGIQADNITRTPRAVDNMEVTLRKRATTAEEKLEYDLRHHAFYAE, from the coding sequence ATGAAGTACAATATAGCCATACTGCATGCGCAAGGGTCGGAATACTGGAAATGCGCGGAAGACATCACGCGCCCCCTGGCATCCGCCCTGACCAACATGGGACACACGGTAGACGTTTCAACCCAGATGCTTTCCCGCAGGGCGACGAACATCATCTTCGGCCTTCAGGACATTCCGGACTTTCCGCAAGACAAGATACCGGAAGACTCCATCATATACAATTTCGAGCAGATAACAAAAGGCAGCAAGGGGCTTCGCCCGCACTACATAGAAGCCTTGCAGAAATTCACGGTGTGGGAATACAGCATCCGCAACCTTGAACTGTTGAAAAGAAATTTCGGCATCAGCAAGATTCACCATGTGCCCTTCGGCTATACCGGGCAAATGTCCTGCATCAACCCGGATTACCCAAAAGACATCGACGTCCTGCTCTACGGATATCTCAACGACAGGCGAAAGCACATCATCAACGAGCTGAACAAGCGGGGAATCAAGGCGGTAGCCCTTGAAAAGGTCTTTGGGCACGAACGCAACTTCCACATTGCCCGATCACGAATCCTGCTCAACGTTCACTTCTACACGCCGGGAATACTCGAAGTAGCACGCATAGGCTTCCTGCTCGCAAACGGAAAGACCGTGGTAAGCGAACGCAACCCGGACACCTTCGTGCCCGCAGAATATGAAGGGACATGCGCCTTCGCCCCGTACGACGCGCTCATCGACACGACGCTCGAACTGCTTGAAAACACTTCGGCATGCGCGCAGCAGGGGCAGATCGGCCACCAAATCTTTGCTCGCCAGCGCTACGAGGACATTCTCGCAAAGGTCACGGACGCACCGCAGACGGGCCTCACGCAGCCCCGGTTGCCGCGCAAGATCAACGCCGGTTCGGGCAAGGATTTCCGCGAAGACTGCCTGAACATCGACATAGACCCCAAATGGCGGCCAGACATCCTGCTGGACCTGTCGACGCCCTTCACGCCGGGCACCACCTACCAGACCCGGCGCTTCGGGGTGCAAGAGCTTCCGGAGGGGTATTTCTCCACCATCGAAACAAACGATGTGCTCGAACACGTTCCCGACGTCGTGGCGACAATGACCAACTTCCTGAACCTGCTGGAACCCGGGGGCACCCTGCAAATCAGCGTGCCGTACGACCTGTCCCTTGGCGCCTGGCAGGACCCCACGCACGTCAGGGCCTTCAACGAGATGAGCTTTCGCTACTATACGGACTGGTCATGGTACATCGGCTGGAAAGACTACCGCTTTGAAATGGTCGACCTGAAGTATACGCTGAGCAACATCGGGATGGCCCTGAACGCCCAGGGAATACAGGCCGACAATATCACACGGACCCCACGGGCCGTGGACAACATGGAAGTCACCCTGCGAAAGCGCGCGACGACAGCAGAAGAAAAGCTGGAATACGACCTTCGGCACCATGCGTTCTATGCGGAATAG